The DNA window ATTTCGAGAGCCTTTGCATAGAGCTCGTCGTCGATCGTCACGGTTGTTCGCATGAAGGCCTCCTGTGTCAGAAATGAACCCATTCTGCATCAATGCGGACATCACAACAAGCGAAGCAGTAAGCTGTATAGGCCGCATCGGACCCGACGGGATAGGTAGCAAGCCATCTGACCTCGGCGGTTTTCGCCAAATGCTATTGGTCTGCTCGAGATCCCATTGTTCGCGCGCTTTCGATATGCGTCAGTAACGTCGAAGCCTGGGGAGTCGTTGCTGTGAGGACGTAAAAAAAAGCGAGCAGGTCGCTCGCTTTTGATTTCTCAGGCATGCCTCAATACTCGGTACGGGCGACCCTTGCCGCCAGCTTCGACAGTTTCTGTACATAAGCCGGATCGGTGGCGTAGCCGCCACGCGCCAGGCCGCTGGCGAACGCATGGGCGTCGTTGCCCGTGTTGAGCGCCTTCTGGTAGCGCGGGTTCGAGGCCAGCAGGTTGGCATAGTCGTTGAAAGCGCTGGCCTGGTCGGGGTAGCTGCGGAATTTTTCGACCTTGCGCACCGCCGCGCCATGCTCGTATTCCGTGGTGACATTGGCCGCCACGTCGCCCTGCCACTGGCCACCGGCCTTGATGCCGAACAGGTTGTTGCTGTCGGCGGTGCCGTTGCGCAACGGTCGCTGGCCCCAGCCGGATTCGAGGGCCGCGTGGGCCGCCACGATGTCGGGCGACACGCCGAGCTTGGCCGCTGCCGCCTCGGCATGGGGGCGGATCGTTGCCAGGAAGCGTTGCTGGGCATCGCCACCGATGCCGTCGACGCCATCCACGGCCGAAGCCTCTGCACCGGCCTCGGTGCCGCCGATCGCCACGCCGGCCAGCCGGGCACGCAATGCGGCGCCATCCGCGGTCAGGGGCGTGTCCGGGCCGCTGAACGACTGGCCGCCGCCTTCAGCGATGAAGGAAGCCACGTCGGCCTGCACGGCCTGGAAGGCGCCGGAGAAGGCAACGCCGCCGCCGCCGGAAAACGCGGCGGGCAGGGTGGGGCGCGCCGACGTCATGTTGGACATGGTGGCCGCGGTGGCCTGGGTGGGCATCGTCGAGAACGTCATGTCAGGCCGGTTCGTAGGTCTGGTTTTCGCCGTGCAGCACGCGCTGCATGATCGTGAATTGTTCGGCAAGCAAGTCGCCATTGCGCCGGCCGGCTGTCTTCGCCGCCAGCACCATCCGTTCCAGCGCCTGCCAGTCGGCTTCCAGCCGGGCGCGCGGTTCCGGGCGCAGCAGTGCGAACACCTGCGCGATCGACGGGTTCGGGCCCGTCAGCCGCGCCGCGAGTTCCACGCGAAGGGCGCGCCGGGCTTCCAGCGTGTCGACCAGGTCGCCGATCTCGGCGGCGAGATGGCCCAGCTGTTCCTGATGATGCCGGATGGCCGCATCGAACTGGCGCTCCAGCAGGTCGAGCAGGACAGGATACGCCGCCATGTCGTCGGCCACGCCCTGCAGCAACTGCGTCATTGCCTCCTGGCGGCCGATCCCTTGCTTCTGCTTGCCCTTCACCGTTGCAACCACGTCACTGGCCCCCGTGGAAACGCTGGATCACGCCAGCCAGCTTGCTGGCATTGAACGGCAACTCGCCCTTGGCGAGCGCATCGCGCAACATCGCCACTTTCGCGTGGTCGAAGTCGGGCATCTCCTTCATCGCCTGCATGGCGGGCTGGAGTACGGAAGATTGCAGGGCCGAGCTTGCCGCCGGGGCGGCGGCCTTCGGTGCCTCTGCCTGGGCGGTTTCGGTGACGGTCTGCACCGGCATCACACCCGGGGTTCCACTGGAAATTCGCATACGTTGACCTCTTGGCTTGGTTTCAATCGCCATGTCCGTTACCCTCCAGCCGGCAGCATCTTGTCGCGCAGCTGCTTCAGTTCGCCCGCATCCGGCAGTTCCGTCTCGACACCGGGAGCGATGGCTTCCGTATTGCCCGGCATGCCGAACATGCCGGCAACGGCGTTGGCCTGGCTGCTCGTCAGGATCAGCAATTCGATCCGCCGGTTGATGCCGGCCGTGGCGTGCTTCGTGTCGAGCGGCGCGCGGTCGGCCATGCCGACCACCTGCAGTACGCTGTCGGACGGCATGCTGCCGGCAAGCAGCTGAGCCCGCGCGGACATGGCGCGGTTCGACGACAGGTTCCAGTTCGAGAACGCCGCATGGCTCGTATTTTCGTACTGCAACGAGTCCGTGTGACCGACGATCAGCATCTGGTTTTTCATGCGTGCAAACAAGGGTCCCATTTTACGCAAAAGCGACTGGAATTTCCCGGTTGGGATGGCGCTGCCGCGCACAAACATGCCTTGCTTGTCGGTATCATGCAACATGACACGAAGGCCATACGGCGTGATCACCGATTCCAGGTTGCTCTTCAGGCCAGCATCATGGCTCATCTGTTGCAGCGCCTTGGCCAGCATCGCCAGGTCGTCGCGCGTCTCGTAGGCCACCTTCGACGGCGCCTGTTGCGCGTTTTGCTGCGTGCTCTCGATTTCCTTGCCCTGCACGTCCGAATTGCCGGTGCGCGGCATCGGGAAGCGTTCGATCAGGCTGCCCCGCGGGCCGCCCACGGCTTCCGGCATCACGCCCTTGCCCTGGTCCGTCTTGTTGCCATCCGATTCCTGGAGGATCTGCTGCAGGCTCTCGGTATTGCGCGCGGCCATCAGCCACAACACCAGGAACAGGCACATCAGCGCCAGGCAGAAGTCCGCGAACGCCACTTTCCATGCCCCGCCGTGATCGTCGTGCGCGTGCTTGCCGCCGCTGCGCTTGACGATCGTGGTTTCATGGTGTTTCTCATGCGGCTTTAGCACGGCCACCTCCCTCGCCACTTTCCATCGCGTTGATCCAGCTTTCCAGCTGGGCAAAGCTTGGCTTCGTGTTCAGCTGCACCAGGCGGCGGCCGGCGTCGATCGCCAGCAGCGCCGGCTTGCCGGACACGTGCGTCACCAGCACCACCTTCACCGATTCCAGCGCGCCCGCTTCTTCGCCGACGAGCTGCTTGAGCATGTTGCAGATCGGGTCGATCAGGCCATAGCACAGGAAGATACCGATGAACGTACCGACCATTGCCGCGCCCACTTTCTCGGCGATCTCGCCGGACGAGGCGCCGCCGCCCACGGTACCCATCGTGATCACGATGCCCAGCACGGCCGCCAGAATGCCGAAGCCCGGCATGGCTTCGCCGATCTTGCCCAGCGACTTGGCCGGCTGCGTCAGTTCTTCGTGGATCAGTTCCAGTTCCTGCTCGAGCACGCCTTCGAGCTCGTGCGCGTTGATCTTGCCCATCGCCATCAGGCGGAAGTTGTCGACGATGAACGCCAGCAGCTTCGGCTCTTCCAGCACGGAGGGGTAGCGCTGGAAGATCGCGCTGTCCTTCGGTGCTTCCACGTGCGCGTCCAGTGCCTTCAGGCCACCCGCGGCCAGTTGCAGCAGCTCGTACATCAGCAGCAGCAGCTGGCGCTGGAATTCGGAATCGTACTTCTTGCGCACGATGATCTTTTTCAGCTGGTGCGACAGTTCGTGCAGGATGTGGCCCGGATTGCCCAGCACGAGCGCGCCCGCGCCGGCACCCGCGATCACGAGAATCTCGATCGGGTGCCAGATGGCGGCGAACGTGCCGCCCATCAGGATGTAGCCGCCGAAGACACTGCCGAAAATAATGAGAAGGCCGACAATTTGCTGCATGGTGAATTCCTTTTCTTGAGTGCCGGCGGGTCAACCCTGCAGCACGGCTTTCATCTTGGTCAGTGCAGCCTTGTTCAGCTGGCACACGCGCGCATCCGTCAGGTCGAGCACGGCGGCGATTTCCTTGTAGCTGAGCTCGAACTCGTAGTACATCTGCACCACACGCTGCTCGCGTTCGTTCAATCCGCTAAGGGCCTGTTCCAGGCTGCGCCGCACCATCAGCTGCTCTTCCGGGCTGGGCGAGCTGCCGGCGCTGCCGTCGGCGGCGCCTTCCTGCAGCAGGTCATCGAAGCTGGCCAGCGTTTCGGCACTTTCATCGAGCTGGTAAGCCATGTATTCGTCGGCCGTCACGCCCAGGCCGGCAATGGCTTCCTGCTCGGTCGGTTCGCGGCCCAGCTTTCGCGTGAGGGCACGCACGCCATCGCGCAGCTTGTGGCTTTGCTGGCGCACCGCGCGCGGCCGCCAGTCCTGCCGGCGCAGCTCGTCGAGGATCGCGCCGCGGATGCGCAGGCTGGCGAAGCTGCCGAAAGCGGCATCCGGCTCGCCGTAGCGCCGCAGCGCTTCGAGCAAGCCCATCAGGCCGATCTGTTCCATGTCGTCGCGGTCGATCGCGCCGCTCACCTGCGAGTTCAGCTGGCGCACGATCTTCTTCACCAGCGGCGCATACGACATCAGGTGCTTTTGCTCGGCCGCAGGCGACAGTGCCTGCGCGGCCGCGCGTACCTCATAGGTTTCGCCATAGCTTTCGCCGTAGCTTTCGGCATAGCCGCCGCCGTAATTCCCGGCGGAGGATTCGGTTGCTGCACATACCATAACCATATCGGCCCTTTATTCCACGATCAGCTTGCCGATCATGACTTCCTTGAACGGCTGTTCGCGCTCGTCTTTCTCGTACTCTTCCACGAACGCCTTGTTCAGCGCTTCCGCGTATTCGTCGATCGTCATTGCCTGTGCCTTGTCCATCGGCAGTGCCGACAGCGTGCGCACCGCAACGCTGCGCAGCAGAGGCAGCTGTTCCTTGGCTTCCTTTTCCGTCTTCACGGGTGCAGCCACGACAAGGTCGGCGGACAAGTAGTGCGGCACCGCCTCGTTCGGCGAACGGCGCAGCATCACGATGATCTTGTCGACCGTCAGGTATTTGACCGGTCCCGCCTCTTCCTCGTCTTCCTTCTTCTTTTTCTTGGGTTTCTTTTCCTCGTCGTGCTGGCCTTCGGCCGCGTCGGCCTTCGGTGCCAGGAACCACACGGCCGCGCCGGCGCCACCGCCGCAGACCAGTGCCACGCCGAGGATGATGATGATCAGCTTCTTGTTCATTTACCTGTTACTCCCGCTGCATCGCGAAGGTGGTGTTGGTTTCATTGCCCTCGTTCAGCGCGCGGCCGGGGCCGCGTTGTTCACGCTGTTGCTCTGCTTCCCGCTCGGGCTGGCGGCCGCGGCCTTCGCTGTCGGCCAGCGAGCGCGATGACGCTTGCGAAACCGTCACGGCCACATCGCCCTGCTGGCGTTGCGACAGATCCTGGCGCATCGAATCGCCAACGGCGTTCAGCTGGCGTACGACTTCGCTGTTGGTGGCCGACATGCTGACGTGCAGCGCACCGGCGGTCTGGCGAATCGAAATTTCGATGCTGCCCAAGTTGGGCGGCTCAAGGCGTATAACGGCTTGATCGTTCCCTTTCTGAAGGGTAACTTGTAAACGATCGCCGAGTGCCGCGCGCAGCGGCTGTTGCCACTGCTCCGGCGTACCGGCCAGCTTCACGGTATCGGCGGGTGCGGTGGCGCCGGCGAGCGGTGCCGAGGCGGCCATCACGCCGCGGAACGTTGCCTGTCCATCACTGGGCGCTTGCTGGCCGGGCTGGCCTTCCGCGCCGGACTGGGCGGTGCCATCCTGGGCGGCCTGCACGCCGGCATGGGTACCAGCGCTGGCGGCAGTGGCTGTCGCAACGGCCTGGCGCACATCGGCTGCGGCCTTCGGCGCAGCCGGCTCACCCGTGACGGGCAGGGCGCCTTGCAGCAGCCGTGCCGCCAGTGGCGTGGCGGCAACGGCCGTGGCCGCAGCCGCGCCGTTCGTGATCGCATCGGCGGCTGCCTGGCGCGCGCCGTTGGAGGCGGCCGCCAGCAGCGTGGTACCGCGCATCTGCGTGGCGTCGATAGTGGCATTCGCGGCCGCAGGCTGTGCGGCCTGGGGCAGCACGGCGAAATGCAGTACCGGCATCATGGCGGCCAGCGGTGCTTCCGTGGCCAGGTCCTCGGCGGCGAGCTCGGCATCGGTCTCCGGCTGGGCGGCCTGGGCGCCTGCCGGCTGGCCGGCGGCGTTCGCGGCCGGCGCTCCAAGGCCGGCGAAGTCGAGCAGTTGTGCGAACTGCATGGGCAGGCCCGTACCGCCAAGGGCGGCACCTTCGGTCATTGCGGACGTGCCGCCAATGTTGGCGCCTTCAGCAGCCAGTGCGGGCGCGCCGCCAACGGCGACGCCAGGCAGCGCGTTTTGCGCCGCAGCCGCGCCACCTGGCGCGGAAGGGGTAGTGATCATCATGCTCCGGTCCCGGAAAATTCATTGTCGAGGGCATAGGCAAGCCAGCCCTCCTTGTGGGTATTGATCTGTTGCAGGTGCTTGCCCAGTTTGCTGCTGGCGGTGCTCACTGCTTCGGTTGCGGCCTTGTGCTGCTGGCGCAGGGCGGCGAGGGCGGCCCGTTCTGCCGGTGTCCACTTGCCCTGGCCGGCAAGGGCCGGCAGGGTGGACGCCATCTGCGTGTTCAGCACCGCCAGCGCCTTCCAGTCCGCCGCGGCCGCCGCGGCCGCGACCTGCTGCGCCAGGCGCAGCAGTTCTTGTTCCCTAGCCATGCTTGGCCTGCACGCCGAGCCATCCCTGCCTGATGGTCGTCAGCAGGCCGACCACCTCGTCGACGATGGCCGGATCGAGGTCGATGCCGGCACGGTACAGTCGCGCCGCGCAGTAGTCGTACAGGCGGCCCAGGTTGGCGACCACTTCGCCGCCGTTGTCGAAATCCAGCGAGCTGGACAGGCCGTTGATGATTTGCGTGCACTTGTCCAGGCTGGTTGCCTTCTGCTCGTAGCGCCGCCCGGCGATATGGCCGCGGGCGCGGGCAAGCTCTTCGAGCAGGCCGTCGGTCAGCACCAGTACCAGCTCGATCGGCGAGGCACGCGCTGTCTGCGCATCCAGATTGGTGGAGTGGTATTCGCCATAGGCGTCGAGATTCATCATGTTGTGGTCACCATTGAATTTTTGACGCGCTGTCAATCGTCCTTCGAGAACATGGCGTCGAACATAGAGGTAGTGCTATCCATCTGCGCCTGCAGCGTCTGCAGCGTCGTGAACTGGTTCAGATAGCGGACGTAAGCCGTTTCATACTGCTTGTCGAGGGTAGCCTGGCGCTCGAGCAGCGAGTCCTGCAATTGCGCATTGACATCGCGACGTTTCGAGATCTGGCCGGCGGTCGTGTCGGTCCAGCCGCCCAGCAGCTTGTCCAGGTCGCCCAGCACGCCGCTTGGCGAGTTCAGGGTGTTGTTGCCCATGAGCGTGTCGAGCGCGCCCGGGTTCGCCGCCAGCGTCTTGGTCAAGCGGCCCGCATCCAGCGACAGCGTGCCGTCGCGATTGCCCGTGATGCCGAAATTGGCGAGCGACATGCCGCCGGATGCCTGGCGCAGCACGGCCTGCATGCGGGTACGCAGCGCCTGGATGCCGGCGTCGGCGTGGAAGACGCCGGCCGACGTGCCGTCGCTCACGCTGCCCGCGTCAGTCAGCGTTTTCAGTGTGCCGATGAGCTTGTTCCAGCCGTCGACGAATCCCTGCAGGTTGGCCGTGGTGGCGCTCGTGTCGGTGCCGACCGTCAGGGTGACGGGGTTTTCGCCCACGGACTGCGCCTTGGTGAAGGTCATCGACACGCCGTCGATCACGTTGTACGTGTTCGACGCCTGCTGGATCTTGGTGCCGGTGGCCTTGTCGCCCAGGTAGACGATGGCATCCTTGGCCACCACAAGGTCCTTGCGGTTGCCGGGCGTGGCCAGCGAGGTTTGCAGCGCGCCCGGGGGCAGCCCGCTGCCGTCGAGCGATACCGTGTTGGCGGCACCCGTTTCCGACGATGCCAGCACGAGCTGCTGCACGCCGCCGATCGTCATCGTCGATGCCGTCACTTTCGACGTGTTGCCGGCGGCGGAATTGATGGCCGTGGCCAGTTCCTTGATCGACAGCACGCCATCGCCGCTCGAATCGGCCTGGGTCAGGTCGACCGCGAAGGTCGTCAGGCCCACGTTGACGTTGATCGTGCCCGTTTCGCTCATGGGCGTCGTGTCGGAGATATTGCTGTACTGCGCCTGGTTGGCGGTGGCCAGTTGCTCGACATAGAACGAATAATTACCCGCGGTCGCCGACATGCCGGCCGTGGCCGTACCGACCGTCGAGCTGAACGTGGCCGACGTGGCCACCACGGTCTTTTTCGACGACATCGACGACATCGTGTTCTCAAACGTCGACATGGCCGACCGCAGCGACGCCAGGCCCTTGTCGGTGGCCGTTGCGACGTCGTTCTGGGTTGTCAGGATGGACTGGCGTGCCTGGATGGAGATCGTGGCCAGCTGCGTGGCGGTGCTTTTCGGATCGTAGGTGGGTGCGGTCGTTGCCATTTTGGTGCTCCGAGGAAATATATTAAGAGTGTACCTTGGGGAAGGGCGACAAAAGGCCGTTCCCGATGAAATTTATTTCCGTACGGATCTATTTGCGATTATTTTTGGGAACGAAGCCACACTTGCGTTGCCAGGTCATCATGCACTTTACGTTCCTGCACTGCGCCCTTGCTGGCCAGCGCCTTCTCGTTCTTCTCCAGCACCTGGCCCAGGACTTCGCATTTCACGTAAGCCTGGTTCAGCGCGCGCTGCGAGACGGCCATGTCGGCCTCATGCATGGTGAGGTCGAGCCGGTGGCTGTCCGCCATGGCCAGCACGGCCTGCTTGTAGTTGCCGCAGTTGGCGGCCAGCGCGAGCGGCAGGCTGCCGGAGGCACCGCTGGCGACGGCGAGGCTGTGCAGGCGCTCGAGGTTTTTCTTGTAGCGCTCCGCGGTGGCGGTCTTCTCGGCCTGCGCGGCCTGCAGCTTTTCCAGCTGGGTATTGCGCAGCGCAACCAGCGAAGTGAGGTTCTGGATCAGCAGACGGTCGGTCATTTCATCAGCCTTTCAAGTCCTTCGACGCAACCGGTGTAGGGTGCGTCTTCCTTGGTGCCCTGGCACAGGAAGTGTTCGATATGCGGGTTCAGCTGCACGGCGCGGTCGGTGACGGGGTCGGCGCCCGGCACATAGGCGCCCAGCGGGATCAGGTCGCGCACGCGGTCATGCTTGGCCATGGCCGCCTTCAGCGCGCGTGCCGCCAGCATGTGCTCCTGGCTGATGATGCCGTTCATGCAACGGCTAATCGACTGACCCACGTCGATCGCCGGGTAGTGGCCGCGTTCGGCCAGCGCACGCGTCAGCACGATGTGGCCATCCAGGATCGCGCGCGCCGTGTCGACGATCGGGTCCTGCTGGTCATCGCCCTCGGCCAGTACCGTGTAGATGGCGCTCATCGAACCATTCTCGTGTTCGCCATTGCCGGCCGATTCCACCAGCTGCGGCAGGTTCGAGAATACCGAGGGCGGATAACCCTTGGTGGCCGGCGGTTCACCCAGCGCGAGGGCCACTTCGCGCAGCGCCATCGCATAGCGGGTCAGCGAATCGACCAGCAGCAGCACGTTCTTGCCCTGGTCGCGGTAATGCGCCGCGATCGTATGGCACAGCTCGGTCGCCATCACGCGCATCATCGGCGATTCGTCCGCCGGCGCGATCACCAGCACGGCTTTCTTCAAGCCTTCGGCGCCCAGCGACAGGTCGATGAACTCGCGCACTTCACGCGAACGTTCGCCGATCAGGCCGACCACCACCACGTCGGCCACGGTCTGGCGCGTCATGATGCCCAGCAGCACGGATTTACCGACGCCGGAACCGGCCATCAGCCCCACGCGCTGGCCCTTGCCCAGCGTGAGCATGGAATTGATCGCGCGCACGCCTACGTCCAGCGGTTCGTGCACGGGTTTCTTGCGCAGCGGGTTGACGCGCGGCGGATGCATGTCGAGCTCGTGCTCGCCCGTCAGCCTGCCCTTGCCGTCGATCGGCTCGCCCAGGCCATTGACCATGCGGCCCAGCCAGCTGTTGCCGATCTTCAGCGTGGCCTTTTCCTGCTGGGGCAGCACGCGGGCGCCCGTCTGCAGGCCGATGGCCTTCTTGAAAGGCATCAGGTACGACACCTTGTCGCGAAAGCCGACCACCTGGGCATCGAGCCACTGGCCGTCGACGGTTTCAATGCGGGCGCGCTGGCCCGTGTGCAACGGGCAGCCGACCGCTTCGAGCAGCAGGCCGGAGGCACCGACCAGCCGGCCCGTGGGCGTGGCCATCGGTACGGCATCCAGTTCCAGCTTGCGCAGCGCGTCTGCAATCATTCTTCGGTCTCGTCTTCATCGCCGCTGTCGGCGGCCTGCAACTGTTTGTCCACCTGGTCCATCACGGCGGCCAGGCGCTGCGTACAACCGGCATCCACTTCGTTGTCGCCGGCGCGGATGCGGCATTCGCCCGCATCGAGGCTGGCATCGGCAATCAGGTTCCAGCGCTTGGCGCGCTTCGGATCCAGTTCCGACACCCGCTTCATTTCTTCGGGGTTCAGGTACACATCGATGTCGTCGCGCGTGGCCGGCATCGACGCCAGCGTTTCATCGACCAGCGCCATGATCTGCACCGGCTGCAGCGCCAGCTCGGCGCGGATCACCGACCGGGCCACCTTGGCCACCAGGTCCACCACTTCCTTGCGCTGCGCAGCGCGGTAGTCGCTGCGCAGTTTCTTCAGGCTTTTCAGCATCGCGTCGACGGGGCGGGCAAGCTCGTCGAGCGCCACCGCGGTCTCGGCGCGGCCTTCGTCGCGCCCCTGGGCGATGCCCTGCACGCGGCCGGCTTCGAAGCCTTCTTCCTGGCCGCGCTGCAGGCCGATCTCGTAGCCGTCGCGCTGGCCCTGCTCGAATCCCTCGCTGATCGATGCCTGCCAGGCGGCGGCATCGGGCGTTGCCGAGCCGTCACCGCGCGCCGCGGGCGGCGTGTGGTGCGACAGGGGCGGGAACCGGTAAGGGCGGAATTGCTTCATTCGACCACCGTTTCCGCGAACAGCTGCACCTCCACTTCGCCGGCATCGGCCAGGGCCTTGACGGTGGCCATGATTTCCGAGCGGGCCGCCTCGATGCGCGACATCGGCACGGGGCCGGCGCGGCGCATCATGTCCTCGAATGCCTGCGCCTGGCGCTTCGGCATCGTCTTCAGCACGGCGTTAAGGATCGACGGCTCGGCGCCTTTCAGCGCGATCGACCATTGCTCCAGCGGCACTTCCTCGATCAGGCGCGACAGCACGGCTTCGGTCTGCGTGGCCAGGATCAGGAAGTCGTACATCGACAGTTCGATCTGTTCCACGATCGACGGGTCATGCGCACGCAGCAGTTCCACGACCTGGGCACGGTTGCCCGGCAGGCGGTTGAGGATCTCGGCAACCTGCTTGACACCTTCGATGCTCGTGCTCTGCATGTCGAACGACCCCAGGCAGCGGTCCACCAGCTCGTCGAGCTCGGCCAGCAGGTCGCGGTCGATCTCGTCCAGGCGGGCCAGCGACAGCAGCACCAGGTCGCGGCCTTCCATCGGCAGGCCGTCGACGATCTGGCCAGCCAGCGCCGGCGGCAGGAAGGACAGGAACACGGCCTGGATACGTACGTGCTCGTTGGCGATGTAATCGGCCAGCCATTTCGGCGACGCCCACTGCAGGCGGGCCATCTTCGGGCGCAGTTCATCGCCGTAGATGTTGTTGAGCACGGTGTTGGCGATGTCGCCGCCCAGCGCCAGGTCCAGCGAGCGCTTCAGGTACTGGCGCGACGCGCCGTGCACGCCGGACTGCTGGCGGTAGTCGTCGAAGAAGGTCTGGATCGCGCCTTTCACGGCTTCGACCTTGATGCCGCTCATCCGGGACATGACTTGCGTGACTTCCAGCAGTTCCTCGCGGGACAGGCAACGCAGCACGGCCGCCGCCTGTTCCTCGCCGATCGACAGCAGCACGATGGCGGCCTGTTCGACGGGGGAGAGGGTCGCACCTTCGATCGGTGCCAGATCGTTCAGATTCGCGTTCATGTTATTGAGCTCGGCCATTTTTCTGCATCCACTGTTTGACGACTTCCGCAACACGCTCCGGCTCTTTCTCGGCCAGAACCTTCAGGTGATCGACCATCACATCGACCGGCGAACCGGCGGGCGGCAGATCATAGTTTTCCAGCAGCGGCTGGACGGCGATGCCACCAGCCTGGGCTACGGGAATCACCGCGCCGCCTGCCACGTCGGCGCTGGTACCAGCCAGTGCGGCCGGGGTACCGGCTGCCGGCAGTGCCTCCACGGTGCCCGGCAGGGCGGCGGCGTCGTTACGGCGGTCGCTGCCGCTGCGGGTGCCGATGACGGCCGGCACCGGTGCTGCCGGGGCCAGGCTGTTCGTCAGCAGCTTCAGCAGCGGACGCAGGATCAGGAAATAACCCAGCAGTGCGGCCAGCGCGTAGCTGATCCAGCCGCCGATGTCGACGATGTTGTCGCGCTCTTCCCACCACTGCACCGGTGCTGCCTTGGCCGGGAAGCGCATGGCGGACACCACCAGCGAATCGCCGCGTTCCTCGTTGATGCCCAGGCCGTTGCGCAGCACCTTGTCGATGTTGGCCAGTTCGGCAGCGCTCCAGCCCGCTTTCGGGTCGGCGGCGGCGGACTGGGCCAGCACGATCGCCACATTCTGGCGCTCCAGGCGGCCACGGGCACGCTTCGTTTGAACGATACTGCGATCGTAAGCATACTGGCGCGTGGTTGCATTCTTGCGTGCCGTGCCGTCCGGCATCTGGCCCGGTACGGCGGCGGGGGCGGCACCTTCCGCACCCGGTGCGGCTTCCGCGGCTTCGGCCGGCGGGCGGTTCGACAGCGTGCCCGGCACACCCATCGCCATGCGGTTGCGGTCCTGCTCTTCGCGCATTGCTTCGCTGGTGACTTTCGGTGCTTCGCCAAACTTCTCGACGGTTTCCTCGACCTTGTCGTTGTCGACCGAGGCGGTGACGCTGACCTTGAAGTTGTCGTCGCCAACGATCGGACCCAGCAGGCCGCGGATGTTGTTCTTGATGCCGTCCTGGATGTGCTTCTGGCCTTCGTTGCCGGCGGCATTCGCGTCGAAGCCATCGGTCAGGTCGACACGCGAGCTCAGCAGGTTACCGGCCTGGTCCACCAGGCTGACGCGGGTCGGGTCCAGGCTGGCGACCGAGCCGGATACCATGTTGACGACGGCGGCGATGTGTTCCGGCGTCAGGGTGCGGCCCGGCTTCAGGCCGATCACGACGGCGGCGGACGACTTTTCACCATCCGACGACACGAACGACGTCGACTTGGCGATCGACAGGTGCACCCGTGCCGACGCGATCGCGTCCAGCGTCATGATGCTCTGCGACAGTTCGCCTTCCAGGCCGCGGCGGAAACGCACGTCCTGCACGAACTGCGACACGCCCAGCGGATCGTTCTTGTCCATCAGTTCAAGGCCGGCCGGCAGCTGCGCGGTGACGCCTTTTGA is part of the Pseudoduganella lutea genome and encodes:
- a CDS encoding flagellar motor switch protein FliG — encoded protein: MNANLNDLAPIEGATLSPVEQAAIVLLSIGEEQAAAVLRCLSREELLEVTQVMSRMSGIKVEAVKGAIQTFFDDYRQQSGVHGASRQYLKRSLDLALGGDIANTVLNNIYGDELRPKMARLQWASPKWLADYIANEHVRIQAVFLSFLPPALAGQIVDGLPMEGRDLVLLSLARLDEIDRDLLAELDELVDRCLGSFDMQSTSIEGVKQVAEILNRLPGNRAQVVELLRAHDPSIVEQIELSMYDFLILATQTEAVLSRLIEEVPLEQWSIALKGAEPSILNAVLKTMPKRQAQAFEDMMRRAGPVPMSRIEAARSEIMATVKALADAGEVEVQLFAETVVE
- the fliD gene encoding flagellar filament capping protein FliD; this encodes MATTAPTYDPKSTATQLATISIQARQSILTTQNDVATATDKGLASLRSAMSTFENTMSSMSSKKTVVATSATFSSTVGTATAGMSATAGNYSFYVEQLATANQAQYSNISDTTPMSETGTINVNVGLTTFAVDLTQADSSGDGVLSIKELATAINSAAGNTSKVTASTMTIGGVQQLVLASSETGAANTVSLDGSGLPPGALQTSLATPGNRKDLVVAKDAIVYLGDKATGTKIQQASNTYNVIDGVSMTFTKAQSVGENPVTLTVGTDTSATTANLQGFVDGWNKLIGTLKTLTDAGSVSDGTSAGVFHADAGIQALRTRMQAVLRQASGGMSLANFGITGNRDGTLSLDAGRLTKTLAANPGALDTLMGNNTLNSPSGVLGDLDKLLGGWTDTTAGQISKRRDVNAQLQDSLLERQATLDKQYETAYVRYLNQFTTLQTLQAQMDSTTSMFDAMFSKDD
- the fliF gene encoding flagellar basal-body MS-ring/collar protein FliF, encoding MINTLKSAFGRLRGNGAAAMPPALVKNLYPMLMLAVGVTAIVLMFLWKDQSGYKAVFGAREKVVAADMMTVLDAEQIPYRVHPDSGQVLVPESELGKVRMLLASKGVTAQLPAGLELMDKNDPLGVSQFVQDVRFRRGLEGELSQSIMTLDAIASARVHLSIAKSTSFVSSDGEKSSAAVVIGLKPGRTLTPEHIAAVVNMVSGSVASLDPTRVSLVDQAGNLLSSRVDLTDGFDANAAGNEGQKHIQDGIKNNIRGLLGPIVGDDNFKVSVTASVDNDKVEETVEKFGEAPKVTSEAMREEQDRNRMAMGVPGTLSNRPPAEAAEAAPGAEGAAPAAVPGQMPDGTARKNATTRQYAYDRSIVQTKRARGRLERQNVAIVLAQSAAADPKAGWSAAELANIDKVLRNGLGINEERGDSLVVSAMRFPAKAAPVQWWEERDNIVDIGGWISYALAALLGYFLILRPLLKLLTNSLAPAAPVPAVIGTRSGSDRRNDAAALPGTVEALPAAGTPAALAGTSADVAGGAVIPVAQAGGIAVQPLLENYDLPPAGSPVDVMVDHLKVLAEKEPERVAEVVKQWMQKNGRAQ
- the fliH gene encoding flagellar assembly protein FliH; this encodes MKQFRPYRFPPLSHHTPPAARGDGSATPDAAAWQASISEGFEQGQRDGYEIGLQRGQEEGFEAGRVQGIAQGRDEGRAETAVALDELARPVDAMLKSLKKLRSDYRAAQRKEVVDLVAKVARSVIRAELALQPVQIMALVDETLASMPATRDDIDVYLNPEEMKRVSELDPKRAKRWNLIADASLDAGECRIRAGDNEVDAGCTQRLAAVMDQVDKQLQAADSGDEDETEE
- a CDS encoding flagellar FliJ family protein, whose product is MTDRLLIQNLTSLVALRNTQLEKLQAAQAEKTATAERYKKNLERLHSLAVASGASGSLPLALAANCGNYKQAVLAMADSHRLDLTMHEADMAVSQRALNQAYVKCEVLGQVLEKNEKALASKGAVQERKVHDDLATQVWLRSQK
- the fliI gene encoding flagellar protein export ATPase FliI, producing the protein MIADALRKLELDAVPMATPTGRLVGASGLLLEAVGCPLHTGQRARIETVDGQWLDAQVVGFRDKVSYLMPFKKAIGLQTGARVLPQQEKATLKIGNSWLGRMVNGLGEPIDGKGRLTGEHELDMHPPRVNPLRKKPVHEPLDVGVRAINSMLTLGKGQRVGLMAGSGVGKSVLLGIMTRQTVADVVVVGLIGERSREVREFIDLSLGAEGLKKAVLVIAPADESPMMRVMATELCHTIAAHYRDQGKNVLLLVDSLTRYAMALREVALALGEPPATKGYPPSVFSNLPQLVESAGNGEHENGSMSAIYTVLAEGDDQQDPIVDTARAILDGHIVLTRALAERGHYPAIDVGQSISRCMNGIISQEHMLAARALKAAMAKHDRVRDLIPLGAYVPGADPVTDRAVQLNPHIEHFLCQGTKEDAPYTGCVEGLERLMK